In Curtobacterium sp. MCPF17_002, one genomic interval encodes:
- a CDS encoding GDSL-type esterase/lipase family protein, translating to MTADAVQPDDAASTEDHGAVLFLGDSITAQGSWDTWLPDERTVNQGVGGDTTDGVLARLDDVIAQQPEVIVLLVGTNDFGNHRASVEHVVRGVESVLVTLRRELPGVRLLLVSILPRQADFSTKIEEANRHLRQFVATCHAQYLDAWPALADGDHLDDRFTDDGLHLTEEGYRAYVAELVPALERVRELPPMSRSIQAIDLDGASA from the coding sequence ATGACCGCGGACGCAGTCCAGCCCGACGACGCAGCGAGCACCGAGGACCACGGCGCCGTCCTGTTCCTCGGCGACAGCATCACGGCGCAGGGGTCGTGGGACACCTGGCTGCCCGACGAGCGCACCGTGAACCAGGGTGTCGGCGGCGACACCACCGACGGGGTGCTCGCCCGTCTGGACGACGTGATCGCCCAGCAGCCGGAGGTCATCGTGCTGCTCGTCGGCACGAACGACTTCGGCAACCACCGGGCGAGCGTCGAGCACGTGGTCCGCGGGGTGGAGTCCGTGCTCGTCACCCTCCGCCGCGAGCTCCCGGGCGTCCGGCTCCTGCTCGTGTCGATCCTGCCGCGTCAGGCCGACTTCTCGACCAAGATCGAGGAGGCGAACCGGCACCTCCGGCAGTTCGTCGCAACGTGCCACGCGCAGTACCTCGACGCCTGGCCCGCCCTCGCCGACGGCGACCACCTCGACGACCGCTTCACCGACGACGGTCTGCACCTGACCGAGGAGGGCTACCGGGCGTACGTCGCGGAGCTCGTACCGGCACTCGAGCGGGTCCGTGAGCTCCCGCCGATGTCCCGCTCGATCCAGGCGATCGACCTCGACGGCGCCTCGGCCTGA
- a CDS encoding DUF6804 family protein produces MGSSQDGVPGVPARTTPARTTSARSAAGRQAARGGSGSRSGARAKGELPPFTRPALAPSLIAAIVLLACVAIVDSSAFVFARWGVTVLALIVLVFAVRGRTWWVTVLMAAVAVCWNPLAVVSIPGELWAALQLVAAALFIVVGIVVKVPRETETTRASRP; encoded by the coding sequence GTGGGGTCGTCCCAGGACGGCGTGCCCGGGGTCCCTGCGCGCACGACCCCTGCGCGCACGACCTCGGCGCGTTCGGCCGCTGGGCGCCAGGCCGCGAGGGGCGGGTCAGGCAGCCGCTCGGGTGCCCGCGCGAAGGGCGAGCTGCCCCCGTTCACCCGGCCGGCCCTCGCCCCGTCGCTCATCGCGGCGATCGTCCTGCTCGCCTGCGTCGCGATCGTGGACTCGTCCGCGTTCGTGTTCGCCCGCTGGGGCGTGACCGTCCTCGCGCTCATCGTGCTCGTCTTCGCCGTCCGCGGCCGGACCTGGTGGGTCACCGTGCTCATGGCCGCCGTCGCGGTCTGCTGGAACCCGCTCGCGGTCGTGTCGATCCCCGGGGAGCTCTGGGCGGCGCTCCAGCTCGTCGCGGCGGCGCTGTTCATCGTGGTCGGCATCGTCGTGAAGGTGCCGCGCGAGACGGAGACGACCCGCGCCTCCAGGCCCTGA
- a CDS encoding stealth conserved region 3 domain-containing protein, protein MSSETEPVTESPLLNPRPSSGGLDRPDVVVRKGRLTLVNGHLTPQQSMIEDLLFLDDALTAGDVDHLLIRGNDQRPVIALDERDRQRAESAVMAAAANEPFYAKPPGQPAVLVIDDGLGSVDEPVLRVFRPRVEPLGRLRYGAETSVQVEFWRVTDIEVLAPVENALMRRSLPIDEFVLVDIERYGRTWRTVEHMFDDHVSDIRFPIDIVFSWVDGNAIEYQRARQAAQSGAVLGEGDDAPARFRQIDELKYALRSVHTFAPWIRQIYIATDSPAPAWLADHPKVRIVRSEEFFADPSVLPTHNSQAVESQLHHIPGISEHFIYSNDDMFFGRMVDPSVFFSPGSVTKFILATTRIGLGSNNAARSGFENSARVNRRLLQQRFGAVTTRHLEHAPTPLRKSIMTEMEHEFADEFASTAGSRFRAADNISVTNSLYHYYSLLTGRAIVQENAPVRYIDTTMLSGLRALEDLLKKRNVDFFCLNDGSFPEVSDEERTQRVTDFLEKYFPFPAPWERPSA, encoded by the coding sequence ATGAGCAGCGAGACCGAGCCGGTGACCGAGAGTCCTCTGCTGAACCCTCGACCGTCCTCCGGCGGTCTCGACCGGCCCGACGTCGTCGTCCGCAAGGGCCGTCTCACCCTCGTCAACGGACACCTCACCCCGCAGCAGTCGATGATCGAGGACCTCCTGTTCCTCGACGACGCACTCACCGCCGGTGACGTCGACCACCTGCTCATCCGCGGCAACGACCAGCGGCCGGTGATCGCCCTCGACGAGCGCGACCGGCAGCGTGCGGAGAGTGCTGTGATGGCCGCCGCCGCGAACGAGCCGTTCTACGCCAAGCCCCCGGGACAGCCCGCCGTGCTCGTCATCGACGACGGCCTCGGCTCCGTCGACGAACCCGTCCTCCGCGTGTTCCGCCCCCGCGTCGAGCCGCTCGGACGGCTCCGCTACGGCGCCGAGACGAGCGTGCAGGTCGAGTTCTGGCGCGTCACCGACATCGAGGTCCTCGCACCCGTCGAGAACGCCCTGATGCGCCGCAGCCTGCCGATCGACGAGTTCGTCCTCGTCGACATCGAACGGTACGGCCGGACGTGGCGCACCGTCGAGCACATGTTCGACGACCACGTCTCGGACATCCGCTTCCCGATCGACATCGTGTTCTCGTGGGTCGACGGCAACGCCATCGAGTACCAGCGCGCCCGCCAGGCCGCGCAGTCCGGTGCCGTGCTCGGCGAGGGCGACGACGCCCCCGCCCGCTTCCGTCAGATCGACGAGCTGAAGTACGCCCTCCGGTCGGTGCACACGTTCGCACCCTGGATCCGGCAGATCTACATCGCCACCGACTCCCCGGCGCCGGCCTGGCTCGCCGACCACCCGAAGGTCCGGATCGTGCGGAGCGAGGAGTTCTTCGCCGACCCGTCGGTCCTGCCGACGCACAACTCGCAGGCCGTCGAGTCGCAGCTGCACCACATCCCGGGCATCAGCGAGCACTTCATCTACTCGAACGACGACATGTTCTTCGGGCGCATGGTCGACCCGTCGGTGTTCTTCAGCCCGGGCTCGGTGACGAAGTTCATCCTCGCGACGACCCGGATCGGCCTCGGCTCGAACAACGCGGCACGCAGCGGGTTCGAGAACTCCGCGCGGGTCAACCGCCGCCTGCTGCAGCAGCGCTTCGGTGCCGTCACCACGCGGCACCTCGAGCACGCCCCGACGCCCCTCCGGAAGTCGATCATGACCGAGATGGAGCACGAGTTCGCGGACGAGTTCGCCTCGACCGCGGGCTCCCGGTTCCGTGCTGCCGACAACATCTCGGTGACGAATTCGCTGTACCACTACTACTCGCTGCTCACGGGTCGGGCGATCGTGCAGGAGAACGCTCCGGTGCGGTACATCGACACCACGATGCTGTCCGGCCTGCGGGCGCTCGAGGACCTGCTCAAGAAGCGGAACGTCGACTTCTTCTGCCTCAACGACGGCAGCTTCCCGGAGGTCAGCGACGAGGAGCGGACGCAGCGCGTCACGGACTTCCTCGAGAAGTACTTCCCGTTCCCCGCGCCGTGGGAGCGGCCCAGCGCGTAG
- a CDS encoding phosphodiesterase — protein sequence MDSRTAEHPRPNHFLLHLSDTHLVAGDGDLYGDVDSAARLTEIVADIEASGTRPEAIVVTGDVADKGEPGAYARIRDIVEPAAERIGAQVIWAMGNHDERGAFRQELFGLQPTDRPVDFVYDVNGLRVITLDTSVPGKHHGEVSPEQLDWLAEVLSEAAPHGTILAMHHPPVPSVQDLAVLVELRDQDALAEVVEGSDVIAIIAGHLHYSTSAVFAGIPVSVASATCYTQDLTEFQGGTRGRDGAQSFNLVHVYGHNVVHSVVPIGHYSTVGQPVTAVETEARLAAAGVAIPAAVEPAPVTSSIPVFTLDSVPVSPVHR from the coding sequence ATGGACAGCCGGACGGCCGAACACCCCAGGCCGAACCACTTCCTCCTCCACCTCAGCGACACCCACCTCGTGGCGGGAGACGGTGACCTCTACGGCGACGTGGACTCCGCCGCGCGCCTGACCGAGATCGTCGCCGACATCGAAGCGTCGGGCACCCGCCCCGAAGCGATCGTCGTCACCGGCGACGTGGCCGACAAGGGCGAGCCGGGGGCCTACGCCCGCATCCGCGACATCGTGGAGCCCGCCGCCGAGCGCATCGGCGCCCAGGTCATCTGGGCGATGGGCAACCACGACGAGCGCGGGGCGTTCCGTCAGGAGCTCTTCGGTCTGCAACCGACCGACCGCCCCGTCGACTTCGTCTACGACGTGAACGGCCTGCGCGTTATCACGCTCGACACCAGCGTCCCCGGCAAGCACCACGGCGAGGTCTCCCCCGAGCAGCTCGACTGGCTCGCCGAGGTCCTCTCCGAAGCTGCCCCGCACGGAACCATCCTCGCGATGCACCACCCGCCGGTGCCGAGCGTGCAGGACCTCGCCGTGCTCGTGGAGCTCCGCGACCAGGACGCCCTCGCCGAGGTGGTCGAGGGCAGCGACGTCATCGCGATCATCGCCGGGCACCTGCACTACTCGACGAGCGCCGTCTTCGCGGGCATCCCCGTCTCGGTCGCCAGTGCCACGTGCTACACGCAGGACCTCACGGAGTTCCAGGGCGGCACCCGCGGCCGGGACGGCGCGCAGTCGTTCAACCTCGTGCACGTGTACGGCCACAACGTCGTGCACTCGGTCGTGCCGATCGGGCACTACTCGACCGTCGGGCAGCCCGTCACGGCCGTCGAGACCGAGGCACGCCTCGCCGCCGCCGGGGTCGCGATCCCCGCCGCGGTCGAGCCGGCTCCCGTCACGTCGAGCATCCCCGTGTTCACGCTCGACTCGGTGCCCGTCTCCCCCGTCCACCGCTGA